The following coding sequences lie in one Erwinia amylovora genomic window:
- the ydiJ gene encoding D-2-hydroxyglutarate dehydrogenase YdiJ codes for MIKRTTAHFSNAIDSHNFGLAIMIPQISQAPGLAPQVLNFLAALKQQGFSGDMTTRYADRLTMSTDNSIYQLLPDAVIFPRSTNDVAIIASLAADGRFASLAFTPRGGGTGTNGQALNQGIVVDMSRYMTGILDINVAEGWVKVEAGVVKDQLNAWLKPYGYFFSPELSTSNRATLGGMINTDASGQGSLVYGKTSDHVLGLKAVLLGGDILDTCAIPIGQAEEKAQKAGREGEIYRVVLERCRQQRQLIINKFPSLNRFLTGYDLRHVLSDDLEVVDLTRILCGAEGTLAFITEAKLDITPLPAVRRLINIKYDSFDSALRNAPLMVEAKALSVETVDSKVLNLAREDIVWHSVSELITDVADKEMLGLNMVEFAGNDRALIDSQVESLCQRLDMLIARQEGGVIGYQLCDDVSGIERIYGMRKKAVGLLGNAKGSAKPIPFVEDTCVPPHHLADYIADFRALLDGHNLSYGMFGHVDAGVLHVRPALDMCDPQQEQLMKQISDEVVELTARYGGLLWGEHGKGFRAEYSPSFFGEELYNELRRIKTAFDPHNRLNPGKICTPLGVDDPMLTVDATKRGSYDRQIPINVRGAWRGAMECNGNGLCFNFDVKSPMCPSMKITRNRMHSPKGRATLTREWLRLLAEQGVDPLLLEKQLPVKGVSLRGMIMRTRHSWQAKRGEYDFSHEVKEAMSGCLACKACSTQCPIKIDVPGFRSRFLQLYHTRYLRPAGDYLVATVESYAPLMARAPRTFNFFLRQPWVKSLSQRHIGMVDLPQLSSPSLKQQLAGHRALTTTLEMLEQMNSAQRASCVLVVQDPFTSYYEAQLVNDFVQLIDKLGYTAVLLPFSPNGKAQHIKGFLQKFARTAQKTADFLNRVAQLKMPLVGVDPALVLCYRDEYNQVLGDKRGDFHVQLVQEWLQSALAEQQSRPQRGEPWYLFGHCTEATALPGAVKQWETIFARFGARLENVSVGCCGMAGTYGHETKNLENSLGIYQLSWQQALQKLPLQRCLATGYSCRSQVKRVEGSPLRHPLQALLQLI; via the coding sequence GTGATAAAACGAACCACTGCGCATTTTAGCAACGCAATCGATTCTCACAACTTTGGTCTTGCGATAATGATCCCACAGATTTCACAGGCACCTGGCCTGGCGCCACAGGTGTTGAATTTTTTGGCTGCGTTAAAACAGCAAGGTTTCAGCGGCGACATGACGACCCGTTACGCCGACCGCCTGACGATGTCCACCGACAACAGCATTTACCAGTTACTGCCCGATGCGGTTATTTTCCCACGTTCCACGAACGATGTAGCCATCATCGCTAGCCTGGCGGCAGATGGTCGCTTCGCTTCGCTGGCATTTACCCCACGTGGCGGCGGTACCGGTACTAACGGCCAGGCGCTTAATCAGGGCATTGTGGTGGATATGTCGCGCTATATGACCGGCATTCTGGACATCAATGTGGCTGAAGGATGGGTAAAAGTTGAGGCAGGCGTGGTCAAAGACCAGCTGAATGCCTGGCTGAAACCCTATGGTTATTTCTTTTCTCCCGAGCTGTCGACCAGCAATCGCGCTACGCTTGGCGGCATGATCAATACCGATGCCTCCGGACAGGGGTCGCTGGTATACGGTAAAACTTCCGACCATGTGCTGGGGTTAAAGGCGGTGTTGCTCGGGGGGGACATCCTTGATACGTGCGCCATCCCGATCGGCCAGGCTGAAGAAAAAGCGCAAAAGGCCGGCAGAGAAGGTGAAATCTATCGCGTGGTGTTGGAGCGCTGCCGCCAACAGCGTCAGCTGATTATCAACAAATTCCCCAGTCTCAACCGTTTCCTGACCGGCTACGATCTGCGCCATGTGCTAAGTGATGACCTCGAAGTCGTCGACCTGACGCGCATCCTGTGCGGGGCCGAGGGGACGCTGGCCTTTATCACCGAAGCTAAACTTGATATCACTCCGCTACCGGCAGTACGTCGACTGATTAACATTAAATACGATTCCTTTGACTCGGCACTGCGTAATGCCCCGTTGATGGTAGAGGCCAAAGCCCTGTCGGTAGAGACTGTCGACTCAAAGGTGCTGAATCTGGCGCGTGAAGATATCGTCTGGCATTCGGTGAGCGAACTGATTACCGACGTTGCGGATAAAGAGATGTTGGGCCTGAACATGGTCGAATTTGCCGGTAACGACCGGGCACTGATCGACAGTCAGGTAGAATCACTGTGCCAGCGGCTTGACATGTTGATAGCGCGGCAGGAGGGCGGAGTGATTGGCTACCAGCTGTGCGACGATGTTTCCGGCATCGAGCGCATCTACGGTATGCGCAAAAAAGCCGTCGGGCTGCTGGGTAATGCAAAAGGTAGCGCTAAGCCAATCCCCTTTGTAGAAGATACCTGTGTGCCACCGCACCATCTTGCTGACTATATTGCTGATTTCCGCGCCCTGCTCGATGGTCACAATCTGAGTTACGGTATGTTTGGCCATGTTGATGCCGGGGTATTGCACGTCCGTCCGGCGTTAGATATGTGCGACCCGCAGCAGGAGCAGCTGATGAAGCAAATTTCCGATGAGGTGGTAGAACTGACTGCGCGCTACGGCGGGCTGCTGTGGGGGGAGCATGGCAAAGGTTTTCGCGCCGAGTACAGCCCCTCTTTCTTCGGTGAGGAGCTATATAACGAACTAAGGCGCATCAAAACCGCTTTCGATCCGCACAACCGCCTGAATCCCGGAAAAATTTGTACCCCGCTTGGCGTCGACGATCCCATGCTAACAGTTGATGCCACTAAACGCGGTAGTTACGATCGTCAGATACCGATCAACGTGCGTGGCGCATGGCGCGGTGCGATGGAGTGCAACGGTAACGGCTTGTGCTTTAATTTTGATGTGAAAAGCCCGATGTGCCCGTCGATGAAAATCACCCGCAACCGCATGCATTCGCCTAAAGGGCGCGCTACGTTAACGCGTGAATGGCTGCGATTGCTGGCGGAGCAGGGGGTTGATCCACTGCTGCTGGAAAAGCAGCTACCCGTCAAAGGCGTCAGCCTGCGCGGAATGATTATGCGCACACGCCACAGCTGGCAGGCGAAGCGCGGAGAATATGATTTCTCCCATGAGGTAAAAGAGGCGATGTCAGGCTGCCTGGCATGTAAGGCCTGTTCCACGCAGTGCCCGATAAAAATTGACGTCCCCGGTTTTCGTTCACGTTTTTTACAGCTGTACCATACGCGCTATCTGCGGCCCGCCGGTGATTATCTGGTGGCAACGGTAGAAAGCTACGCGCCGCTGATGGCCAGGGCACCACGGACCTTTAATTTTTTTCTGCGTCAGCCGTGGGTGAAATCGTTGAGCCAGCGCCATATTGGCATGGTCGATTTGCCACAGCTGTCGTCGCCGTCCCTGAAGCAGCAGTTGGCGGGACACCGTGCACTCACTACCACGCTTGAAATGCTTGAGCAGATGAACAGCGCACAGCGCGCCAGCTGTGTGCTGGTGGTACAGGATCCATTCACCAGCTATTACGAGGCGCAGCTGGTAAACGATTTTGTGCAACTGATCGACAAGCTTGGCTACACCGCGGTGTTGCTGCCGTTCTCGCCAAACGGTAAAGCGCAACATATCAAAGGTTTTTTGCAGAAGTTTGCGCGTACAGCACAAAAAACCGCGGATTTCCTTAATCGTGTGGCGCAGCTGAAGATGCCGCTGGTGGGAGTCGATCCTGCACTGGTGCTGTGCTATCGCGACGAATATAACCAGGTGCTTGGCGATAAACGCGGCGATTTCCACGTTCAGCTGGTTCAGGAATGGCTGCAAAGTGCGCTGGCGGAGCAGCAGAGTCGGCCGCAGCGTGGAGAACCCTGGTATCTGTTTGGCCACTGTACGGAAGCGACCGCGCTGCCGGGGGCGGTCAAACAGTGGGAAACCATTTTTGCCCGCTTCGGTGCCAGGCTGGAAAATGTGAGCGTAGGATGCTGTGGCATGGCCGGTACCTACGGGCACGAAACGAAAAACCTGGAAAATTCGCTGGGGATCTATCAGCTTTCCTGGCAACAGGCTTTGCAAAAACTGCCGCTGCAGCGCTGTCTGGCGACGGGCTATTCCTGTCGCAGCCAGGTCAAGCGAGTGGAAGGGAGCCCATTACGCCACCCTCTTCAGGCATTACTGCAGCTCATCTGA
- the sufA gene encoding Fe-S cluster assembly scaffold SufA — MQSSNPATFSPDDFIWKGLTLTDSAAKQIINLAAGDPDIKGLKLGVKTSGCAGFGYTMDMVKESAADDLVFSHNGAALFVPLQAMPYIDGTEVDYVREGLNQIFKFNNPKAQHACGCGESFGVE; from the coding sequence ATGCAATCATCAAATCCTGCCACTTTTTCTCCAGACGATTTTATCTGGAAAGGACTGACGCTAACCGACAGCGCAGCCAAACAAATCATTAACCTGGCCGCCGGGGACCCTGATATCAAGGGCCTCAAGCTGGGTGTGAAAACCTCCGGCTGTGCCGGCTTCGGCTACACCATGGACATGGTAAAAGAGTCAGCGGCAGATGATTTGGTGTTCAGTCACAATGGCGCGGCCTTATTCGTGCCCCTGCAGGCGATGCCCTATATTGACGGCACGGAAGTTGATTACGTGCGCGAAGGCCTGAACCAGATTTTCAAATTTAATAACCCCAAAGCTCAACACGCCTGCGGCTGTGGTGAAAGCTTTGGCGTTGAGTAA
- the sufB gene encoding Fe-S cluster assembly protein SufB, with the protein MSRNTDASDDVQVWEGSHQKYKEGFFTQLQTEEFEHGINEDVVRAISAKRNEPEWMLEFRLKAFAAWLEMEEPHWLKANYKQLDYQDYSYYSAPSCGSCDDSCASEPGATQASGGSAPDYLTREVEEAFKQLGVPVREGQEVAVDAIFDSVSVSTTYRDKLAKEGIIFCSFGEAIHEYPELVKQYLGTVVPANDNFFAALNSAVASDGTFVYIPKGVRCPMELSTYFRINAAKTGQFERTILIADEGSYVSYIEGCSAPVRDTYQLHAAVVEVIIHKNAEVKYSTVQNWFSGGDSEGGILNFVTKRALCEGENSKMSWTQSETGSAITWKYPSVILRGDNSIGEFFSVALTSGRQQADTGTKMIHIGKNTKSTIISKGISAGKSQNTYRGLVKIMPTATNARNFTQCDSMLIGAECGAHTFPYVEVRNHTAQLEHEATTSRIGEDQLFYCLQRGISEDDAISMIVNGFCKDVFSELPLEFAVEAQKLLAISLEHSVG; encoded by the coding sequence ATGTCTCGTAATACTGACGCATCTGACGATGTACAGGTTTGGGAAGGCAGCCATCAGAAATACAAAGAAGGCTTCTTTACCCAACTGCAAACCGAAGAGTTCGAACACGGCATCAACGAAGATGTGGTGCGCGCTATCTCGGCCAAACGTAATGAACCTGAGTGGATGCTGGAATTCCGCTTGAAGGCGTTTGCTGCATGGCTGGAAATGGAAGAACCCCACTGGTTAAAAGCGAATTATAAACAGCTGGATTATCAGGATTACAGTTACTACTCTGCGCCATCCTGTGGCAGTTGCGACGACAGCTGCGCTTCGGAACCCGGTGCCACACAGGCCTCGGGCGGCAGCGCGCCTGACTATCTGACCCGGGAAGTTGAAGAGGCCTTCAAACAGCTGGGTGTACCGGTGCGGGAAGGGCAGGAAGTGGCGGTTGACGCCATTTTTGACTCGGTATCCGTGTCGACAACCTACCGCGACAAGCTGGCAAAAGAGGGGATCATCTTCTGCTCCTTCGGCGAGGCAATCCACGAATACCCGGAGCTGGTCAAACAGTATCTGGGTACAGTGGTACCGGCTAATGACAACTTTTTCGCTGCGCTCAACTCTGCTGTGGCCTCCGATGGGACTTTCGTCTATATCCCTAAAGGCGTGCGTTGCCCGATGGAACTGTCGACCTATTTCCGTATCAATGCGGCAAAGACCGGCCAGTTCGAGCGTACCATCCTGATTGCCGATGAAGGCAGTTACGTCAGCTACATTGAGGGCTGCTCTGCCCCTGTTCGTGACACCTATCAGCTGCACGCAGCGGTGGTCGAAGTGATCATCCATAAGAACGCTGAAGTGAAATATTCCACGGTGCAAAACTGGTTCTCCGGTGGCGACTCAGAAGGCGGCATCCTTAATTTCGTGACTAAGCGTGCGCTTTGCGAAGGTGAAAACAGCAAAATGTCCTGGACGCAGTCAGAAACCGGTTCAGCCATCACCTGGAAGTACCCAAGCGTTATTCTGCGCGGTGATAACTCTATCGGCGAATTTTTCTCAGTGGCGCTCACCAGCGGTCGTCAACAGGCCGACACGGGCACCAAGATGATCCATATTGGCAAAAATACCAAATCAACCATTATCTCGAAGGGTATTTCGGCGGGCAAAAGCCAGAATACCTATCGTGGGTTGGTGAAGATCATGCCCACTGCCACCAATGCACGCAATTTCACTCAGTGTGACTCGATGCTGATTGGTGCCGAATGCGGCGCGCATACCTTCCCGTATGTCGAGGTGCGCAATCACACCGCCCAGCTGGAGCACGAGGCGACCACATCGCGTATTGGTGAAGATCAGCTTTTCTACTGCCTGCAGCGCGGGATCAGTGAAGATGATGCTATTTCGATGATTGTCAACGGCTTCTGCAAGGATGTTTTCTCGGAACTGCCGCTGGAATTCGCGGTGGAAGCACAGAAGCTGCTGGCCATCAGTCTGGAACATAGCGTGGGCTAA
- the sufC gene encoding Fe-S cluster assembly ATPase SufC: protein MLSIKDLQVSVEDKAILSGLNLEIKPGEVHAIMGPNGSGKSTLSATLAGREDYEVTGGSVQFKGKDLLELAPEERAGEGIFMAFQYPVEIPGVSNQFFLQTSVNAVRKYREQEALDRFDFKDFIEEKIHLLKMPEDLLTRSVNVGFSGGEKKRNDILQMAALEPDLCILDETDSGLDIDALKIVSHGVNSLRDGKRSFIIVTHYQRILDYIKPDFVHVLYQGKIVKSGDFSLVKQLEEQGYGWLTDQE from the coding sequence ATGTTAAGCATCAAGGATTTACAGGTAAGCGTTGAAGATAAAGCGATCCTGAGTGGTTTGAATCTTGAAATCAAACCGGGTGAAGTACACGCCATTATGGGCCCGAACGGCTCCGGGAAAAGTACGCTTTCCGCGACGCTGGCAGGGCGCGAGGATTACGAAGTCACAGGCGGATCTGTCCAGTTTAAAGGCAAAGATCTGCTGGAACTGGCCCCGGAAGAGCGTGCCGGCGAAGGCATCTTCATGGCTTTCCAATATCCGGTGGAGATCCCAGGCGTCAGTAACCAGTTCTTCCTGCAAACGTCGGTCAACGCGGTGCGTAAATACCGTGAGCAGGAAGCGCTGGACCGCTTTGATTTCAAGGATTTCATCGAAGAAAAAATCCACCTGCTTAAAATGCCTGAAGATTTGTTAACCCGTTCTGTCAACGTCGGCTTCTCGGGTGGCGAGAAAAAGCGTAATGATATTCTGCAAATGGCGGCCCTTGAGCCGGATCTGTGCATTCTGGATGAAACTGACTCCGGGCTGGATATTGATGCGCTGAAGATTGTCTCTCATGGCGTTAACAGCCTGCGAGACGGCAAACGTTCATTCATCATCGTTACTCACTATCAGCGTATACTTGACTATATCAAACCGGATTTTGTCCATGTCCTCTATCAGGGCAAAATCGTCAAATCGGGTGATTTCTCGCTGGTGAAACAGTTGGAGGAGCAAGGCTATGGCTGGCTTACCGACCAGGAGTGA
- the sufD gene encoding Fe-S cluster assembly protein SufD — translation MAGLPTRSDSALQQWHHLFETRGECRSIQAQQHWQQLLRTGLPTRKQEDWKYTPLDQLLNNQFVMPEPAALDAEAIKALALPIDAVRLVFIDGRFSPELSDSEHDLFTIRIAQSAERRELSEPVHPEVFLHLTESLAEQVTFMQLARGKAAARPLYLLHISSGSTAGELNTSHYRHHLQLDEAAEATVIEHYLSLDAAPHFTGARFTAEVGNNAALTHYNLAFEDRSSYHLSHNDLTLGRDTRVQSHSFLLGAGLTRHHTSTRLDGEGSFLAINSLMLPMDKEVCDSRTWLEHNKGYCQSRQLHKTIVRDRARAVFNGIIKVAKHALKTDGQMNNNNLLLGRLAEVDTKPQLEIYADDVKCGHGATIGRIDEEQMFYLRSRGIDEAAAQRMIIYAFAAELTEAITDETLKEAVMQRIAQRFPGGLQ, via the coding sequence ATGGCTGGCTTACCGACCAGGAGTGATAGTGCCCTGCAACAGTGGCACCACCTGTTTGAAACGCGCGGTGAATGCCGTTCAATACAGGCACAGCAACACTGGCAACAGCTGCTGCGCACAGGCCTGCCGACGCGTAAACAGGAAGACTGGAAATATACTCCACTTGACCAACTGCTGAATAACCAGTTCGTTATGCCTGAGCCAGCCGCGCTGGATGCAGAGGCGATTAAAGCGCTGGCATTACCCATCGATGCGGTGCGCCTGGTATTTATTGACGGGCGTTTCTCGCCTGAATTGAGCGACAGCGAGCACGATCTGTTTACCATTCGGATAGCCCAGTCAGCAGAGCGTCGTGAACTGAGCGAGCCGGTACATCCGGAAGTCTTCCTGCATTTGACTGAAAGTCTGGCAGAGCAGGTAACGTTCATGCAGCTGGCTCGTGGCAAAGCGGCAGCACGGCCTCTCTATTTACTGCATATCAGTAGCGGCAGCACCGCCGGAGAGCTGAACACCTCACACTACCGTCATCATTTGCAGCTGGACGAAGCAGCTGAAGCCACGGTGATTGAGCACTACCTCAGCCTGGATGCGGCACCCCATTTCACCGGTGCGCGATTTACCGCCGAAGTGGGCAATAATGCTGCGCTGACCCATTACAATCTGGCATTTGAAGATCGCTCCAGTTACCACTTGTCTCATAACGACCTGACGCTGGGGCGTGATACACGTGTGCAGAGTCACAGCTTTCTGCTGGGCGCCGGTTTGACTCGTCACCACACCAGCACCCGGTTGGATGGTGAAGGTTCATTCCTGGCGATAAACAGCCTGATGCTGCCAATGGACAAAGAAGTTTGCGACAGCCGCACCTGGCTGGAACATAACAAAGGATATTGTCAGAGTCGCCAGCTGCATAAAACCATCGTACGCGACCGCGCCCGCGCGGTGTTCAACGGCATCATTAAAGTGGCAAAGCACGCGTTGAAGACCGACGGCCAGATGAACAATAACAACCTGTTACTGGGTCGTCTTGCCGAGGTGGATACCAAACCACAGCTGGAAATCTATGCGGATGACGTGAAGTGCGGTCACGGGGCGACGATCGGCCGTATCGACGAAGAGCAAATGTTCTATCTGCGCTCGCGCGGCATTGATGAAGCCGCTGCACAGCGCATGATTATTTATGCGTTTGCTGCTGAATTAACCGAAGCTATTACTGATGAAACGCTAAAAGAAGCCGTGATGCAGCGCATTGCGCAGCGTTTCCCGGGAGGCCTGCAATGA
- the sufS gene encoding cysteine desulfurase SufS: protein MNFDLARVRAEFPLLAREVNGQPLAYLDSAASAQKPQAVIDAESCFYQHGYAAVHRGIHTLSAEATTSMENVRVQAAAFLNAASAEEIVFVKGATEAINLVANSWGGSQLQPGDNIIITQMEHHANIVPWQMVAQRTGAEVRFIPLTAQGELDITQLPALIDSRTRLLAVTHVSNVLGTENPVKALVAQAKAAGVVTLIDGAQAVMHQPVDVRELDCDFYVFSGHKIYGPTGIGILYGRKALLEQMPPWEGGGSMIATVSLTSGTTYAAAPWRFEAGSPNVAGIIGLGAALKWIGELGLDVISQHEQQLMRYALENLATVPDIIIYGPSQRSGVVAFNLGKHHAFDVGSFLDQYGIAIRTGHHCAMPLMHYYQVPAMCRASFVLYNSEEEVDRLVAGLTRIHRLLG, encoded by the coding sequence ATGAATTTTGACCTGGCTCGCGTGCGCGCGGAGTTTCCGCTGCTGGCGCGTGAGGTCAACGGACAGCCGCTGGCCTACCTTGACAGTGCCGCCAGTGCGCAAAAACCGCAGGCAGTGATTGATGCAGAGAGCTGTTTCTACCAACACGGCTATGCCGCCGTGCACCGCGGTATTCATACCCTGAGCGCAGAAGCGACGACCAGCATGGAGAACGTTCGCGTTCAGGCCGCCGCATTCCTGAATGCAGCCAGCGCGGAAGAGATCGTGTTTGTCAAAGGGGCAACGGAAGCGATTAATCTGGTAGCCAACAGTTGGGGCGGCAGTCAGCTTCAACCCGGTGACAACATCATCATTACGCAGATGGAGCACCACGCTAACATTGTTCCCTGGCAGATGGTTGCGCAGCGCACCGGCGCCGAGGTGCGGTTTATTCCGCTTACGGCGCAAGGAGAGCTGGACATCACACAGCTGCCCGCATTGATCGATAGCCGCACCCGCCTGCTGGCGGTGACCCATGTTTCGAATGTACTGGGCACGGAGAATCCGGTTAAGGCGTTGGTTGCGCAGGCGAAAGCTGCGGGAGTGGTGACACTCATTGATGGTGCTCAGGCGGTGATGCACCAGCCCGTGGACGTCCGTGAACTGGACTGCGATTTTTATGTTTTCTCCGGACATAAAATTTACGGTCCGACCGGCATCGGGATCCTTTACGGCCGCAAGGCACTGCTCGAGCAGATGCCGCCGTGGGAAGGTGGCGGCTCAATGATTGCCACCGTCAGTCTGACCAGCGGCACCACATACGCTGCCGCGCCGTGGCGTTTTGAAGCCGGCTCGCCGAATGTTGCTGGCATTATCGGTTTAGGCGCTGCGCTGAAGTGGATTGGTGAGCTGGGGCTGGATGTTATTAGCCAGCACGAACAGCAGCTGATGCGCTACGCGCTGGAAAATCTGGCAACGGTGCCCGATATCATCATTTATGGTCCATCACAGCGTAGCGGGGTTGTCGCTTTTAATCTCGGTAAACACCATGCGTTTGACGTAGGGAGTTTCCTTGACCAGTACGGTATTGCTATTCGTACCGGACATCACTGTGCGATGCCGCTAATGCACTATTACCAGGTGCCAGCCATGTGTCGGGCCTCTTTTGTGCTGTACAACAGTGAAGAAGAAGTTGACCGCCTGGTCGCGGGTTTAACCCGTATTCACCGTTTGCTTGGCTGA
- the sufE gene encoding cysteine desulfuration protein SufE, whose amino-acid sequence MPRPSCTLSQTCSEPDPSEGVMATLPDKDKLVRNFKRCANQEEKYLYIIELGAMLPASDESLHQSENIIPGCQSQVWIVVDTDPNGRVRLQGDSDAALVKGLIAIVFALYQSMTPAEIVDFDVRPWFADLSLTRQLTPSRSQGLEAMIRAIRQKAQVLSHS is encoded by the coding sequence ATGCCTCGCCCTTCTTGCACGTTAAGCCAAACATGTTCAGAACCGGATCCAAGTGAGGGAGTGATGGCAACTCTGCCAGATAAAGACAAGCTGGTGCGCAATTTTAAGCGCTGCGCCAACCAGGAAGAGAAGTATTTGTACATCATTGAGCTGGGAGCCATGCTGCCGGCCAGCGACGAATCGCTGCATCAGTCGGAAAATATTATTCCGGGCTGTCAAAGCCAGGTGTGGATTGTCGTTGATACCGATCCAAATGGCCGTGTAAGGCTGCAGGGGGACAGTGATGCCGCACTGGTAAAAGGGCTGATTGCCATTGTCTTTGCCCTCTATCAATCAATGACGCCAGCGGAAATCGTTGATTTCGACGTGCGCCCGTGGTTCGCTGACCTTTCACTGACCCGGCAACTGACGCCATCGCGTTCGCAGGGGCTGGAAGCGATGATCCGCGCCATTCGCCAGAAAGCACAGGTTTTAAGCCACAGCTAA
- a CDS encoding major outer membrane lipoprotein — translation MNRTKLVLGAVILGSTLLAGCSSNAKIDQLSTDVQTLNAKVDQLSNDVTAIRSDVQAAKDDAARANQRLDNQAHSYRK, via the coding sequence ATGAATCGTACTAAACTGGTACTGGGCGCGGTAATCCTGGGTTCAACTCTGCTGGCTGGTTGCTCAAGCAACGCCAAAATCGACCAGCTGTCTACCGACGTACAGACTCTGAACGCAAAAGTTGACCAGCTGAGCAACGACGTGACTGCAATCCGTTCTGACGTTCAGGCTGCTAAAGATGACGCAGCACGCGCTAACCAGCGTCTGGACAACCAGGCTCACTCTTACCGTAAGTAA
- the pykF gene encoding pyruvate kinase PykF: protein MKKTKIVCTIGPKTESEEMLTNLLDAGMNVMRLNFSHGDYQEHGKRISNLRNVMNKSGHQAAILLDTKGPEIRTMKLEGGQDASLKAGQTFTFTTDQSVIGNADTVAVTYPGFTADLQVGNTVLVDDGLIGMEVTAVTESTVVCKVLNNGDLGENKGVNLPGVSIQLPALAEKDKLDLIFGCEQGVDFVAASFIRKRSDVIEIREHLKAHGGEHIQIISKIENQEGLNNFDEILDASDGIMVARGDLGVEIPVEEVIFAQKMMIKKCNHARKVVITATQMLDSMIKNPRPTRAEAGDVANAILDGTDAVMLSGESAKGKYPLESVNIMATICERTDRVMKSRIDSQHDNRKMRITEAVCRGAVETAEKLEAPLIVVATEGGKSAKSIRKYFPNATILALTTNEQTSRQLLLSKGIITSVVDKIASTDDFYRLGKAAAEASGYAHKGEVVVMVSGALVPSGTTNTASVHVL from the coding sequence ATGAAAAAGACTAAGATCGTTTGTACTATTGGTCCAAAGACCGAATCTGAAGAGATGCTGACCAACCTGCTCGATGCCGGCATGAACGTTATGCGTTTAAACTTTTCCCACGGGGATTACCAGGAACATGGAAAGCGTATTTCCAATCTGCGTAATGTTATGAACAAAAGTGGTCATCAGGCAGCGATCCTTCTGGACACCAAAGGTCCGGAAATTCGCACCATGAAACTGGAAGGGGGTCAGGATGCTTCGCTTAAAGCAGGACAAACCTTTACCTTCACCACCGATCAGAGCGTCATCGGTAATGCAGATACCGTTGCCGTGACCTATCCTGGCTTCACTGCAGATTTGCAAGTCGGTAACACCGTGCTGGTTGACGATGGTCTGATAGGCATGGAAGTGACCGCGGTGACGGAAAGCACCGTTGTTTGTAAGGTCCTGAACAACGGCGATCTGGGTGAGAATAAAGGCGTTAACTTACCCGGCGTCTCTATCCAGCTTCCTGCTTTGGCCGAAAAAGATAAGCTTGACCTTATTTTCGGCTGTGAGCAGGGAGTCGATTTCGTTGCTGCTTCATTTATCCGCAAGCGTTCTGACGTTATTGAGATCCGTGAACACCTGAAAGCGCATGGCGGTGAACATATCCAGATCATCTCTAAAATCGAAAATCAGGAAGGTCTTAACAACTTCGATGAAATTCTGGATGCTTCAGACGGCATCATGGTAGCGCGCGGGGATCTGGGCGTAGAGATCCCGGTGGAAGAAGTGATCTTTGCACAGAAGATGATGATCAAAAAGTGCAACCATGCACGTAAAGTGGTCATCACTGCCACCCAGATGCTTGATTCAATGATCAAAAACCCGCGCCCTACCCGCGCGGAAGCAGGCGACGTTGCAAACGCTATTCTCGATGGTACGGACGCAGTGATGTTGTCGGGTGAGAGCGCTAAAGGCAAATATCCGCTTGAGTCCGTCAACATCATGGCGACCATTTGCGAACGTACCGATCGCGTAATGAAAAGCCGCATTGATTCACAGCATGACAACCGCAAAATGCGCATCACTGAAGCGGTGTGCCGTGGTGCCGTTGAAACGGCCGAGAAGCTGGAAGCTCCGCTGATTGTCGTGGCTACCGAAGGCGGCAAGTCAGCGAAGTCGATTCGCAAGTACTTCCCCAACGCCACCATTCTTGCGTTGACAACCAACGAGCAAACCTCTCGTCAGCTGCTGCTGAGCAAGGGGATTATCACTTCGGTCGTAGATAAAATCGCCTCTACAGATGATTTCTACCGCCTTGGCAAAGCTGCCGCTGAAGCGAGCGGATACGCTCACAAAGGTGAAGTGGTCGTCATGGTTTCCGGTGCTTTGGTACCGAGCGGCACCACAAATACGGCTTCGGTGCACGTCCTCTGA